The following coding sequences lie in one Hippopotamus amphibius kiboko isolate mHipAmp2 chromosome 7, mHipAmp2.hap2, whole genome shotgun sequence genomic window:
- the DQX1 gene encoding ATP-dependent RNA helicase DQX1 — translation MASQFLRLEEESGPDPGEPELAVNPFDGLPFSSHYYKLLEQRRSLPIWAARFIFLEHLESSPSGVVLVSGVPGSGKSTQIPQWCAEFVLAKGFQKGRVTVTQPYPLAALSLALRVADEMDLTLGHEVGYSIPQEDCTGPDTLLRFCWDRLLLQELASTKGTGAWGVLVLDEAQERSVASDLLQGLLRDARLGNLPGDPRVVVVTDPALAPKLQAFWGNPPIVHVPRETGRCPTPIYRDTVPTDRVEAACQAVLELCQKEAPGDVLVYLPSEEEISLCCESLSREVGSLENQGSPPRILPLHPDLGQTVQAVYEDTESSSRKVVVTHWLADFSFSLPSIRHVIDSGLELRSIRAESQVLRPISKCQAEARRLRATGIPPGSCVCLYPKPFLELEAPPLPQPRVCEENLSPLILMLKRRQIAEPGECHFLDRPAPEALMQALEDLDYLAALDDDGDLSDLGVVLSEFPLAPELAKALLASCEYDCVDEMLTLAAMLTAAPGFTRPPLCAEEAALRRALEHVDGDHSSLIQVYEAFVQSGADKAWCQARGLNWAALCQAHKLRGELLELMQQIELPLSQPAFGSEQNRRDLQKALVSGYFLKVARDTDGTGNYLLLTHKHVAQLSPYCCYRSRRAPARPPPWVLYHNFSISKDNCLSIVSEIQPQMLVELAPPYFLSNLPPSESRDLLNQLREEMADSSTRSKSSSTQKLGDACALQ, via the exons ATGGCCTCTCAGTTTCTCAGGCTGGAAGAAGAGTCTGGCCCAGACCCTGGGGAGCCTGAACTGGCCGTGAACCCCTTTGATgggcttcccttctcttcccactACTACAAGCTGCTTGAGCAGCGCCGATCCTTGCCTATCTGGGCTGCTCGCTTTATCTTCTTGGAGCACTTGGAGAGTAGCCCCAGTGGAGTGGTGCTGGTGTCTGGAGTGCCTGGCTCTGGCAAGAGCACCCAG ATCCCACAGTGGTGTGCAGAGTTTGTGCTGGCCAAGGGTTTCCAGAAGGGCCGGGTAACTGTGACTCAGCCCTACCCTCTGGCAGCCCTGAGCTTGGCCCTGCGAGTTGCTGATGAAATGGACCTGACCCTGGGTCATGAGGTTGGATACAGCATCCCCCAAGAAGACTGCACTGGGCCTGACACCCTGCTCAG GTTCTGCTGGGACAGGCTGCTTCTGCAGGAGTTGGCCTCAACCAAGGGCACTGGAGCGTGGGGTGTGCTGGTGCTGGATGAGGCTCAGGAGCGGTCAGTGGCCTCAGATTTGCTCCAGGGGCTCCTGCGAGATGCCAGGCTGGGAAACCTTCCAGGGGACCCCAGAGTGGTTGTGGTTACTGACCCAGCCCTTGCACCTAAACTCCAAGCCTTCTGGGGCAATCCTCCTATTGTGCATGTACCCAGAGAGACTGGCAGGTGTCCCACTCCCATCTACAGGGACACTGTCCCTACTGATAGAGTGGAAGCTGCCTGCCAAGCTGTGCTTGAATTGTGTCAGAAGGAGGCTCCAGGAGATGTGCTAGTGTACCTGCCCAGTGAGGAG GAAATTTCCCTGTGCTGTGAGTCCTTGTCCAGAGAGGTGGGGTCCTTGGAGAACCAAGGGTCTCCACCACGGATACTGCCCCTTCACCCAGACCTCGGACAAACTGTTCAGGCTGTGTACGAGGACACAGAATCGAGTTCCCGAAAGGTTGTGGTCACTCACTGGCTGGCCgacttctccttctccctcccttccatccgACATGTCATTGACTCGGGACTGGAGCTTCGAAGT ATCCGAGCAGAATCCCAAGTGTTGAGACCAATCAGCAAGTGTCAGGCAGAAGCAAGACGACTGCGGGCAACAGGGATCCCACCAG GATCCTGTGTCTGCCTGTATCCTAAGCCCTTCCTAGAACTAGAGGCTCCCCCGCTGCCCCAACCCAGGGTGTGTGAGGAGAATCTGAGCCCCCTGATATTAATGCTGAAGAGGAGACAGATTGCAGAGCCAGGGGAGTGTCACTTCCTGGACCGGCCTG CTCCAGAAGCGCTGATGCAGGCCCTGGAAGACTTAGACTATCTGGCAGCCCTGGATGATGATGGGGACCTGTCAGACCTGGGAGTTGTCCTATCCGAGTTTCCCCTGGCCCCTGAGCTGGCCAAAGCCCTGCTGGCCTCGTGCGAGTATGACTGTGTGGATGAGATGCTCACCCTGGCCGCCATGCTCACTG CTGCCCCTGGGTTTACTCGTCCTCCACTCTGTGCAGAAGAAGCTGCCCTGCGTCGGGCACTAGAACATGTGGATGGTGATCACAGCTCTTTGATCCAGGTGTATGAAGCCTTTGTACAGA GTGGAGCAGACAAGGCTTGGTGCCAAGCTCGGGGTCTAAACTGGGCAGCATTGTGCCAAGCCCATAAACTTCGGGGAGAACTCCTAGAACTCATGCAACAGATTGAACTTCCCTTGTCTCAACCAGCCTTTGGCTCTGAGCAGAATCGCAGAGACCTTCAAAAAGCACTGGTGTCAGGATACTTCCTTAAG GTGGCCCGAGACACAGACGGAACTGGAAATTACCTGCTCCTAACCCATAAGCATGTGGCCCAGCTGTCCCCATACTGCTGCTACCGAAGCCGCAGGGCTCCTGCCAGACCCCCGCCATGGGTGCTTTACCACAATTTCTCCATTTCCAAAGACAACTGCCTTTCCATTGTTTCTGAGATTCAACCACAGAT GCTGGTGGAATTGGCCCCTCCATACTTCCTAAGTAACTTACCCCCTAGTGAGAGCAGAGACCTCCTGAATCAGCTGAGGGAAGAAATGGCAGATTCTTCAACAAGGAGTAAATCTTCCTCCACCCAAAAGCTTGGAGATGCCTGTGCCCTTCAATGA
- the TLX2 gene encoding T-cell leukemia homeobox protein 2, giving the protein MEPAVLASHNLPHHEPISFGIDQILSCPEPPGSGLGPGRAGQGHGESAAFSGGFHGASSYGPAGSLAPLPGSSGVGPGGVIRVPAHRPLPVQPPAGGTPAVPGPSGLGGAGGLAGLTFPWMDSGRRYAKDRLTAALSPFSGTRRIGHPYQNRTPPKRKKPRTSFSRSQVLELERRFLRQKYLASAERAALAKALRMTDAQVKTWFQNRRTKWRRQTAEEREAERHRAGRLLLHLQQDALPRPLRPPLPPDPLCLHNSSLFALQNLQPWAEDNKVASVSGLASVV; this is encoded by the exons ATGGAACCGGCGGTGCTGGCCTCGCACAACCTCCCGCACCACGAGCCAATCAGCTTCGGCATCGATCAGATCCTGAGCTGCCCGGAGCCCCCCGGGAGCGGCCTAGGCCCGGGTCGCGCGGGCCAGGGCCATGGGGAGAGTGCGGCGTTCTCGGGTGGATTTCACGGAGCCTCAAGCTACGGCCCCGCGGGCTCTCTGGCCCCGCTGCCAGGCAGCTCTGGTGTGGGCCCGGGCGGCGTGATTCGCGTCCCGGCGCACCGCCCGCTGCCAGTGCAGCCGCCCGCGGGAGGCACGCCTGCGGTTCCTGGACCCTCGGGTTTGGGCGGCGCCGGGGGCCTAGCGGGACTCACCTTCCCTTGGATGGACAGCGGCCGCCGCTATGCCAAGGACCGGCTCACGG CGGCGCTCTCTCCCTTCTCCGGGACGCGCCGTATAGGTCACCCCTACCAAAACCGGACCCCCCCAAAGCGGAAGAAGCCGCGCACATCCTTCTCCCGCTCGCAGGTGCTGGAGCTGGAGCGGCGCTTCCTGCGCCAGAAGTACCTGGCCTCGGCCGAGAGGGCGGCGCTGGCCAAGGCCCTGCGCATGACCGACGCGCAGGTCAAGACGTGGTTCCAGAACCGGCGCACCAAGTGGCG GCGCCAGACGGCCGAGGAGCGCGAGGCGGAGCGGCACCGTGCGGGCCGACTGCTTCTGCACCTGCAGCAGGACGCGCTACCGCGGCCGCTGCGGCCGCCGCTGCCCCCGGACCCGCTCTGCCTGCACAACTCCTCGCTCTTCGCGCTGCAGAACCTGCAGCCCTGGGCCGAGGACAACAAGGTGGCTTCCGTGTCCGGGCTCGCCTCAGTGGTGTGA